The proteins below are encoded in one region of Cololabis saira isolate AMF1-May2022 chromosome 13, fColSai1.1, whole genome shotgun sequence:
- the LOC133458626 gene encoding sentrin-specific protease 5-like yields MVHSDSASPMKTTASLSPHLTIAATAHPLVPPSGGSTDQDQKQTPTEPAIKDLTSDSAQPSTPDPADAQPPAKNTTKTLSTSSSPSFRHTTEPSTPEQGPINGRTSGRKRTPKSCDCCGPNSAGHNVGTQGKGRGRRRGRGTDGDLGDIPKKRGGKLTHIRNFELTKNKVDESEDGDDTQQKVQCVATADTQSQSPVSVISQDGPLKICIAPQKREDASVEHSGVVGAVEKGGVDRRDLDTITVCSGAVAVRGRGRGMIKAAFPSKTEFNVEINSGNKGDVISSRTGALTRPAQKIKENRDSQLHHGDQKEPGSVECLFGNGDTVNLSDTEVEMVDSIIVSESEDGILSISLMKHPASSLRPSKDVDSVMLVDQISDGTDQGASPVTPSNESITSPDCDQKSSSMEVETCPPATVSPPDHGPITVSSINDCWALTDHKIYCQPGTWAKDEMEESLMKKRMDIDARKEASLDQLADTVHEFLEDFYLKYGSFIPLSETDVLEHLKKKGNTDFCNSGLDIKGEMSRYRAGLASVPIAGFMVMYNKHTLSLEDLCTLEEQNWLNDQIINMYGELIMDATEHKVHFFNSFFHKQLVAKGYDGVKRWTKKVDLFSKWLLLIPIHLEIHWSLVTVTMATKTISYYDSQGIVFRHTTDNIMKYLQSEAREKKQAAFQKGWKITIIKGIPQQKNDSDCGVFVLEYCRRLSVKQPLLFSQDDMPHIRKRIYKELCDCHLNN; encoded by the exons ATGGTTCACAGCGACTCTGCTTCCCCAATGAAAACGACAGCTTCACTCTCACCTCACTTAACTATTGCTGCCACAGCACATCCTTTAGTGCCTCCCTCGGGAGGCTCGACGGATCAGGACCAAAAGCAGACCCCCACAGAACCGGCCATCAAGGACCTTACGTCAGATTCTGCCCAGCCCTCTACTCCAGATCCTGCTGATGCACAACCACCTgctaaaaatacaacaaaaacattaaGTACTAGCTCAAGCCCATCATTCAGGCACACTACAGAGCCCTCAACTCCTGAACAGGGCCCGATCAATGGCCGTACATCAGGAAGGAAGAGGACTCCTAAGTCCTGTGACTGTTGTGGCCCCAACAGTGCGGGGCACAATGTCGGAACCCAGGGGAAAGGGAGGGGGAGACGAAGAGGGAGGGGGACTGATGGCGATCTTGGAGACATCCcgaagaaaagaggggggaagtTGACACATATAAGAAACTTTGAACTGACAAAGAACAAAGTAGACGAATCTGAGGATGGGGATGACACACAACAGAAGGTCCAGTGTGTAGCAACAGCTGATACTCAGTCACAAAGCCCCGTCTCAGTCATCTCACAGGATGGACCATTAAAAATCTGTATTGCTCCACAGAAAAGGGAGGATGCTTCGGTTGAACACTCAGGGGTTGTTGGTGCGGTAGAGAAAGGAGGTGTGGATAGAAGGGACCTGGACACCATAACAGTATGCAGCGGGGCTGTGGCGGTGAGAGGTAGAGGGAGAGGAATGATAAAAGCCGCCTTTCCATCAAAAACTGAATTTAACGTTGAAATAAACAGTGGAAATAAAGGAGACGTTATCAGTTCAAGAACGGGTGCCTTAACTCGCCCagcacagaaaataaaggaaaaccGAGATTCACAGTTGCACCATGGAGACCAAAAAGAGCCCGGCTCAGTTGAATGTCTGTTTGGAAATGGAGACACAGTAAACCTATCTGACACTGAAGTAGAGATGGTGGACAGTATCATCGTGAGTGAATCTGAAGATGGAATACTGTCCATCTCACTGATGAAACATCCTGCTTCGTCATTACGACCTTCCAAGGACGTTGACTCTGTAATGCTGGTGGACCAAATTTCTGATGGAACAGACCAAGGTGCTTCCCCCGTAACACCGTCCAATGAAAGCATCACCTCGCCAGACTGTGACCAAAAATCCTCATCCATGGAAGTGGAAACTTGCCCCCCAGCTACCGTATCCCCCCCAGATCATGGTCCTATAACTGTTAGCAGTATAAATGACTGTTGGGCATTAACAGATCACAAAATCTACTGTCAACCTGGCACATGGGCAAAAGATGAGATGGAAGAAAGTTTGATGAAAAAACGGATGGATATAGATGCACGGAAAGAAGCAAGCCTGGATCAGCTTGCTGATACTGTCCACG AGTTTCTTGAGGACTTCTATCTGAAATATGGCAGCTTCATTCCTCTCAGTGAAACTGATGTTCTGGAACACCTGAAGAAGAAAGGCAACACTGATTTCTGCAACAG TGGCCTGGACATCAAAGGGGAGATGAGTCGCTACCGGGCGGGGCTGGCCTCTGTTCCCATCGCCGGCTTCATGGTCATGTATAACAAACACACGCTGAGCCTGGAGGATCTCTGCACATTAGAGGAGCAGAACTGGCTCAATGACCAG ATTATCAACATGTATGGAGAACTCATTATGGATGCAACAGAGCACAAG GTTCATTTTTTCAACAGCTTTTTCCACAAGCAGCTGGTTGCCAAAGGTTATGATGGTGTGAAGAGATGGACTAAAAAA gttgACTTGTTCTCCAAGTGGTTGTTGTTAATTCCAATCCATTTAGAAATCCACTGGTCACTTGTCacagtcaccatggcaaccaaaacCATCAGCTACTATGACAGCCAAGGCATTGTCTTCAGACATACCACAGAT AACATCATGAAATATCTGCAGTCTGAAGCCAGAGAGAAGAAGCAGGCAGCTTTCCAGAAAGGCTGGAAGATTACCATCATTAAG GGTATTCCTCAGCAGAAAAATGACAGCGACTGTGGAGTTTTTGTCCTTGAG TACTGCCGTCGTCTCTCGGTGAAGCAGCCTCTGCTGTTCAGCCAGGACGACATGCCTCACATTCGAAAGAGAATCTACAAGGAGCTGTGTGACTGTCATCTCAACAACTGA